A stretch of DNA from candidate division WOR-3 bacterium:
AATTTAGACAAAAATACCAAAGCAATTTTTATATAATTGGAAAGGTGACGGCTAATAATCCCCAAAAATTAAGAATTATTCCATAATATTTGCAGGAGATGATAATGGAAAAGTTATTAATTTTCTTATTATTTTTTGTTTCATTGTGTTTTTGTTTGCAATATATTGAATCCTCTACTGGTTTAACCCCACCTAATTGGGAAGGCGGTCGGACCGAATTGGAATTTGCTGATATTAATAACGACGGCAATCCTGATATTCTCTCCATTGGTGACCACGGTTCACCATATATTAATGCTACAGAACATGGCGTGATGGTTTGGTTTGGCAATGGTCAAGGTCAATGGACTAATTATATGAACGGAAATTTTGGTTATGGTGGAATTGCCATTGGTGATGTGAATAATGACGGCTATTTAGATGTTGGTTATGGTATGCATCACAATTACTCAAGCACAGATTTTGGTAATCAATTGATGGAAGTTGCGTTAGGTGATGGCACGGGAATGAATTGGACTCCTTGGGACGATTCATTAGGCATGCATGGACAAACTTGGGGAATGTTCGGCACTGATTTTGCTGATGTCGATAATGACGGTGATTTAGATATTGGTTCAGTTTCCTTTGGTGCCAGTGATGGTATTCATATCTATCAAAATATGATGAATGGCAGTTGGCGTCGTAGTTTTGGTTTTATTGGCGGTAATTCTAATATGGAGTTCTATTTCGGAGATTTTAACAAAGACGGCAAAGCCGATTTTGCTGCTACCCACCAATATGCAAGCGTTTATTTTGGTGATGGTAATGGTAATTTTACCTCCGCACACTATAACTTACCTTCGCCGGGTTCTGTTGGCTATCGCAGCATTGGCGTCGGCGATGTTGATAATGACGGTGGAATGGATATTGGTTTTATAACTTCTGCCGGTCGTATTATGGTGTATGTCTATGATGAGACCGGCGATACTTGGCGAAACTTTTCAGGCAACTTACCGACTTCAAGTAGTTTTCAACGCATCAATCTTTGGGATATGGATGCTGATGGAAATATTGATGTCATTGCTCAAGGTAATGGTTTATTAAGAATCTGGACGGGTAATAGCCAAGGCCAATGGACTCAAGCAACACAATTTAATACCCCGACATCAGGGACTGGCCAAGCCTTAACATGTCGGGCAGATTGTGACCATAACGGCTATCCTGATATTGCAATGGTTGTTACTGAAGGAAGTTATCCTTCAAACCGCAATGTTCTTCGGTTCTTTAAAGAGACCTCAACACCATCTAATTTAAGCATCATCTCAGTGTTCCCTAAAGGCAATGAAAAATTTTATGCCCGTTCCGTAAATTTCATCAAATGGATTAGCGCTGTGCCTAATAACGAAACCTCCTATGTCTCAATCCAATTTTCCGCACAAGGACCAAATGGACCTTGGACAACACTTTTTAATCCTTTACCCAATAACGGCACAAAGCAATGGCAAATTCCTAATGTTAATTCCACCAATTGTTATCTAAGACTAAAAGTATATACATCAGCCGAATCAAGTTTTGTTGTAGCCGGGCCTTTTACGATTATCGGCGGCTCGACGAATGTTACTGAAAATCGGACCAAGATGTCTCATTCTAAAACTACTTGTTTAATACAGAACAACTATCTTAAAATTCCTGTAATAACCGACGAACCGGATAGAGTCACAGTCAGCCTTTATAGTGTTGACGGCAAAAATCTTTATGTGACAAACAGAATAATAGATAAAGGAACTCAAGATATTATAATTAATAAAAGACTTGCTAACGGCATTTATTATATAAACCTTCAGGGCAGAAAAATAGACTTGAAGTTAAAAATTATTAAAATTGACAATTAACCATTTAACCTTGACATTTACCAAAGTCGGATTTAATATATTACAAATGAAGCATATTCACAGAAGATTCAATAAAGGAATTAAATGTTGACTTGCGCATTTAATAAACCCGGTCGGGTTTTATATAATAGGTTTTATGATAAACCATCCAATTTTTTAACCACAAATATCCAGCAACACAATTTATTAGATAAATTAAATAAATCGTTAATCAGTTTTAACAGATTTTATTTTTAGGAGGTGAAGACAATGAAACCAGTAAAACAAGGCGATGTTTTATACTGTGATAAATGCGGTGTTGAAATTATGGTTACAAAAAGTTGTTGCTGTGAACCTTGCGAAATTATTTGCTGTGGAAAACCAATGCAAATTAAAAAGTCAGAGCAAGGTTCCTGCTGCTGTTCAAAATAAATATTAATTAAGAAAGGAGCCAATATGACTTATGTTAAAGACTATACAATAAAAGATGTTCAAGATGTTTATGATGGTCCTGGTGGTCTTTTATGGGAAGCAGTAATGGGCGAACAGATACATTCTGGCGGTCCAGAAGCAACTGATATTTTAGCAACCAAATTGGGATTACAAAAAGGCATGCTTGTTTGTGATATTTGTAG
This window harbors:
- a CDS encoding T9SS type A sorting domain-containing protein, translating into MEKLLIFLLFFVSLCFCLQYIESSTGLTPPNWEGGRTELEFADINNDGNPDILSIGDHGSPYINATEHGVMVWFGNGQGQWTNYMNGNFGYGGIAIGDVNNDGYLDVGYGMHHNYSSTDFGNQLMEVALGDGTGMNWTPWDDSLGMHGQTWGMFGTDFADVDNDGDLDIGSVSFGASDGIHIYQNMMNGSWRRSFGFIGGNSNMEFYFGDFNKDGKADFAATHQYASVYFGDGNGNFTSAHYNLPSPGSVGYRSIGVGDVDNDGGMDIGFITSAGRIMVYVYDETGDTWRNFSGNLPTSSSFQRINLWDMDADGNIDVIAQGNGLLRIWTGNSQGQWTQATQFNTPTSGTGQALTCRADCDHNGYPDIAMVVTEGSYPSNRNVLRFFKETSTPSNLSIISVFPKGNEKFYARSVNFIKWISAVPNNETSYVSIQFSAQGPNGPWTTLFNPLPNNGTKQWQIPNVNSTNCYLRLKVYTSAESSFVVAGPFTIIGGSTNVTENRTKMSHSKTTCLIQNNYLKIPVITDEPDRVTVSLYSVDGKNLYVTNRIIDKGTQDIIINKRLANGIYYINLQGRKIDLKLKIIKIDN